A genomic stretch from Prochlorococcus marinus str. MIT 9312 includes:
- a CDS encoding biotin--[acetyl-CoA-carboxylase] ligase, which produces MKFIGPAAKTVFYLKKIQGQYPTWTLHYKIKCKSTENELTNLLEYSQIKRNQPIAIIAREQSSGFGQNSKTWVSPKGGIWLSAAYPIFSKEFTSQIFNLSLGIKICEMLREENINVFLKWPNDIFVGSKKLIGFLPRVITRGKEIIYVRIGIGMNVLNQTPLEGISLSKVLKTKNINQHYWTAKVLKAFHDSIECNNKKEYVIKSANKYLTKRFLPSGFCPHTWKIKDIDSNGNLRIQNETQLKVIRRF; this is translated from the coding sequence GTGAAATTTATTGGACCTGCAGCTAAGACAGTTTTTTATTTAAAAAAAATTCAGGGTCAATATCCAACTTGGACACTTCATTACAAAATAAAATGTAAAAGTACCGAAAATGAGCTAACAAACTTGCTTGAATATTCTCAAATAAAGAGAAACCAGCCAATAGCGATAATAGCAAGAGAACAGTCCTCAGGTTTTGGCCAAAACTCAAAAACTTGGGTTTCTCCAAAAGGCGGGATTTGGTTAAGTGCAGCTTATCCAATATTTTCAAAAGAATTTACAAGCCAAATATTTAATTTGTCTTTAGGAATTAAGATATGTGAAATGCTTAGAGAAGAAAATATAAATGTTTTTTTGAAATGGCCAAATGATATTTTTGTTGGTTCAAAAAAGTTAATTGGATTTTTACCAAGGGTGATAACAAGAGGTAAGGAAATTATTTATGTAAGAATAGGTATTGGAATGAATGTTTTAAATCAAACTCCATTAGAAGGTATTTCATTATCAAAAGTACTTAAAACTAAGAATATTAATCAACATTATTGGACAGCTAAAGTTCTTAAAGCTTTTCATGATTCAATTGAATGTAATAACAAAAAAGAATATGTGATCAAATCGGCAAATAAGTACCTTACTAAAAGGTTTTTACCTAGTGGTTTTTGTCCTCATACATGGAAAATTAAAGATATTGATTCGAATGGGAATTTAAGAATTCAAAATGAAACTCAACTTAAGGTAATTAGAAGGTTCTGA
- a CDS encoding ABC transporter ATP-binding protein, with the protein MSKKVASLERISKKYGKDDLTVKALDSINLEIYKGDYLAVMGASGSGKSTAMNIIGCLDRPSEGVYKLNGIPVENLSDDELAEIRNQKLGFVFQQFHLLSDATALENVILPMIYAGIEPEQRLERGKNALKKVGLSERMNNRPNQLSGGQQQRVAIARAIINNPAILLADEPTGALDSKTTEDVLDLFDKLHESGITIVLVTHEDEVANRAKKIAKFKDGRIVELKVK; encoded by the coding sequence ATGTCTAAGAAAGTCGCAAGTTTAGAGAGAATATCTAAAAAATATGGGAAAGATGATCTAACTGTTAAAGCCTTAGACAGCATAAACTTAGAAATTTATAAAGGTGACTATTTAGCTGTAATGGGAGCAAGTGGCTCAGGTAAAAGTACAGCTATGAATATCATTGGATGTCTAGATAGACCATCTGAAGGTGTTTATAAATTAAATGGTATTCCTGTTGAGAATTTATCTGATGATGAGCTAGCGGAGATACGTAACCAAAAATTAGGCTTCGTTTTTCAACAATTTCATCTACTCTCAGACGCAACCGCACTTGAGAACGTAATTTTACCGATGATTTATGCTGGAATTGAACCCGAGCAAAGATTAGAGCGAGGCAAGAATGCCTTAAAAAAAGTTGGCCTTTCTGAAAGAATGAATAATCGCCCTAATCAATTATCAGGAGGTCAACAACAACGAGTAGCTATTGCTAGGGCTATTATCAATAACCCTGCAATATTACTAGCAGACGAACCTACTGGAGCACTAGATTCAAAAACAACTGAAGATGTACTAGATCTTTTTGACAAACTTCATGAATCTGGAATAACAATAGTTTTAGTTACGCACGAAGATGAAGTAGCCAATCGTGCAAAAAAAATAGCCAAATTTAAAGATGGAAGAATAGTTGAATTAAAAGTTAAATAA